A single Actinomadura algeriensis DNA region contains:
- a CDS encoding NAD-glutamate dehydrogenase encodes MGGKLDQAKDDLLRRAAETCVQRPGSRGGDVEEAVAYLRLYYRHVAPEDLLERDPADICGPAMAHRLLGEERPQGRPKVRVFSPSVEEYGWDPGHTVVQVVTDDMPFLVDSVTTELNRHQLAVHLVVHPLLGVDRDVAGHLNGFRAKLDDDGDIDESWMHIEIDRTSDRAMLEELERDLLRVLQDVRVSFEDGPKMRARAGEIADAIRGDGPGLPDKELAESVELLDWLADGHFTFLGYRDYTLVEDGTALRPEPGTGLGILRDDTRESRSFAALPPEVREKATEKRLLVLTKANSRSTVHRPLYLDYIGVKKFDPSGEVVGERRFLGLFTHVAYSESIAHVPVLKRKREEVLERSGFPADSYDGQDLIEVLEGYPRDELFQISVDDLLGIALGVLRLRERRQLRLFLRKDMYGRFMSCMVYLPRDRYTTKVRLRIQRILKDAFDGVSVDYSANVTESLLARLHVVVRGERGRPLPDVDVDDLEARLAAATRSWADDLADAVVELFGEERSGTLSRRYADAFPEGYKADFPARTAVADVRFLEELGPDADTSINLYEPFGAGHGERRLKIYRLGEPISLSRVLPLLQNMGVEVIDERPYEINTADGARYWIYDLGLRYAPSADVPEESVKELFQDAFRALWRGEIENDGFNALVLHVGLSFRQAMILRAYALYQRQAGTTFSKRYVEQVLLRNAQITRLLVRLWESRFDPSLAGGEDERSLGITEELQGKLDEVASLDEDRILRAYLAMVQATLRTNHYQRKPYLALKLDPERIPELPEPRPMYEIFVYSPKVEGVHLRYGAVARGGLRWSDRREDFRTEILGLVKAQAVKNTVIVPAGAKGGFVGKQLPDPAVDREAWQKAGVACYTDFISGLLDVTDNLVDGKVVPPPDVVRHDGDDTYLVVAADKGTATFSDIANGVAAEYGFWLGDAFASGGSVGYDHKGMGITARGAWESVKYHFRTLGKDTQAEDFTVVGIGDMSGDVFGNGMLLSEHIRLVAAFDHRHVFIDPDPDAATSFAERRRLFELPRSTWADYDTSLISKGGGVFPRTAKSIKITPPIRAALGIAEGVAALTPYELIRAILRAPVDLLWNGGIGTYVKGSAETNDAVGDKANDPVRVDGAELRCRVVGEGGNLGLTQLARIEYARTGAGGEGGLVNTDFIDNSAGVDTSDHEVNIKILLDQAVRDGELTGKQRDTLLYEMTDEVGRLVLRDNYAQNVVLAASRLQAPAMLHVHARHMRKLERDGRLNRHLEFLPGHKAIAERRQTGLGLTGPEFSVLLAYAKLTLDAEVVASDLADDPYLESWLVDYFPTPLRERFRPYMDRHPLRRQIITTAVVNDLVNNSGSTFVFRMNEETGASSSDIARAYLVARDVFEMPRFWRSVEGLSRQVDQSTQIAMLLEARKLTERGARWLLHNRRPPFDIRETIDFFAGGAATLSAQLPKLLTGADLAAFEQRRDGFAERGVPGELAEQCAMLVAAYSTFDLVGIAHETGRPVEEVAEVYFDLAERLQLSRLRERIIALPRDDRWRSMARSALRDDLYTAHAALTRDVLVTSEPGARPEERLAHWAEKNKTVVDRAQQMLGEIWESDGFDLATLSVALRSVRTLVTSSSLPPAEA; translated from the coding sequence ACGGAGCTGAACCGGCACCAGCTGGCCGTGCATCTGGTCGTGCACCCGCTGCTGGGCGTGGACCGCGACGTCGCGGGCCACCTGAACGGGTTCCGCGCGAAGCTCGACGACGACGGCGACATCGACGAGTCGTGGATGCACATCGAGATCGACCGGACGAGCGACCGGGCGATGCTCGAGGAACTGGAACGGGACCTGCTGCGCGTCCTGCAGGACGTGCGGGTCTCGTTCGAGGACGGCCCGAAGATGCGGGCGCGCGCGGGGGAGATCGCGGACGCGATCCGCGGGGACGGGCCCGGGCTGCCGGACAAGGAGCTCGCCGAGAGCGTCGAGCTGCTGGACTGGCTGGCCGACGGGCACTTCACGTTCCTCGGCTACCGCGACTACACGCTGGTCGAGGACGGGACGGCACTGCGGCCCGAGCCCGGGACCGGGCTCGGCATCCTGCGCGACGACACCCGCGAGTCGCGCAGTTTCGCGGCGCTGCCGCCGGAGGTCCGGGAGAAGGCCACCGAGAAGCGGCTGCTGGTGCTGACGAAGGCGAACTCGCGTTCGACCGTCCACCGCCCGCTGTACCTCGACTACATCGGGGTGAAGAAGTTCGACCCGTCCGGGGAGGTGGTGGGCGAGCGCCGGTTCCTGGGCCTGTTCACGCACGTCGCCTACAGCGAGTCGATCGCGCACGTGCCGGTCCTCAAGCGGAAGCGGGAGGAGGTTCTGGAGCGGTCCGGTTTCCCGGCCGACAGCTACGACGGGCAGGACCTCATCGAGGTCCTGGAGGGCTACCCGCGGGACGAGCTGTTCCAGATCTCCGTCGACGACCTGCTGGGGATCGCGCTCGGGGTGCTGCGGCTGCGCGAGCGCCGCCAGCTCCGGCTGTTCCTCCGCAAGGACATGTACGGCCGGTTCATGTCGTGCATGGTGTACCTGCCGCGCGACCGGTACACGACGAAGGTCCGGTTGCGCATCCAGCGCATCCTGAAGGACGCGTTCGACGGCGTCAGCGTCGACTACAGCGCGAACGTCACCGAGTCGCTGCTGGCGCGCCTGCACGTGGTCGTGCGGGGCGAGCGCGGCCGTCCGCTGCCCGACGTGGACGTCGACGACCTGGAGGCGCGGCTCGCGGCCGCGACCCGCTCGTGGGCGGACGACCTGGCCGACGCGGTCGTCGAGCTGTTCGGCGAGGAGCGGTCGGGGACGCTGTCGCGGCGGTACGCCGACGCGTTCCCCGAGGGGTACAAGGCGGACTTCCCGGCCCGTACCGCGGTCGCGGACGTGCGGTTCCTCGAGGAGCTCGGGCCGGACGCCGACACGTCCATCAACCTGTACGAGCCGTTCGGCGCCGGGCACGGCGAGCGGCGGCTGAAGATCTACCGGCTGGGCGAGCCGATCTCGCTGTCGCGGGTGCTGCCGCTGCTGCAGAACATGGGCGTCGAGGTCATCGACGAGCGGCCGTACGAGATCAACACCGCGGACGGCGCACGGTACTGGATCTACGACCTGGGGCTGCGGTACGCGCCGTCCGCCGACGTGCCCGAGGAGTCGGTCAAGGAGCTGTTCCAGGACGCGTTCCGCGCGCTGTGGCGCGGCGAGATCGAGAACGACGGGTTCAACGCGCTGGTCCTGCACGTCGGGCTGAGCTTCCGGCAGGCGATGATCCTGCGGGCGTACGCGCTGTACCAGCGGCAGGCGGGCACGACCTTCTCCAAGCGCTACGTCGAGCAGGTGCTGCTGCGGAACGCGCAGATCACGCGGCTGCTGGTGCGGCTGTGGGAGAGCCGGTTCGACCCGTCCCTGGCGGGCGGGGAGGACGAGCGCAGCCTCGGCATCACCGAGGAGCTGCAGGGCAAGCTGGACGAGGTCGCGAGCCTCGACGAGGACCGGATCCTGCGCGCGTACCTCGCGATGGTGCAGGCGACGCTGCGCACGAACCACTACCAGCGCAAGCCGTACCTGGCGCTGAAGCTGGACCCCGAGCGCATCCCGGAGCTGCCGGAGCCGCGCCCGATGTACGAGATCTTCGTGTACTCGCCGAAGGTCGAGGGCGTCCACCTGCGGTACGGGGCGGTCGCGCGCGGCGGGCTGCGCTGGTCGGACCGCCGCGAGGACTTCCGCACCGAGATCCTCGGCCTGGTGAAGGCGCAGGCCGTGAAGAACACGGTGATCGTCCCGGCGGGCGCGAAGGGCGGGTTCGTCGGCAAGCAGCTGCCGGACCCGGCGGTCGACCGGGAGGCGTGGCAGAAGGCCGGCGTGGCCTGCTACACCGACTTCATCTCCGGCCTCCTCGACGTCACCGACAACCTGGTGGACGGCAAGGTGGTGCCCCCGCCGGACGTGGTGCGGCACGACGGCGACGACACCTACCTGGTCGTCGCGGCAGACAAGGGCACCGCGACGTTCTCCGACATCGCGAACGGGGTCGCCGCCGAGTACGGGTTCTGGCTCGGCGACGCGTTCGCGTCCGGCGGTTCGGTCGGCTACGACCACAAGGGAATGGGCATCACCGCCCGCGGCGCCTGGGAGTCGGTGAAGTACCACTTCCGGACGCTCGGCAAGGACACGCAGGCCGAGGATTTCACGGTCGTCGGGATCGGCGACATGTCCGGTGACGTGTTCGGCAACGGGATGCTGCTGTCTGAGCACATCCGCCTGGTCGCCGCGTTCGACCACCGGCACGTCTTCATCGACCCCGACCCGGACGCGGCGACGTCGTTCGCCGAACGGCGCCGCCTGTTCGAGCTGCCGCGCAGCACGTGGGCCGACTACGACACGTCGCTGATCTCCAAGGGCGGCGGCGTCTTCCCGCGCACCGCCAAGTCGATCAAGATCACGCCGCCGATCCGGGCGGCGCTCGGGATCGCCGAGGGCGTGGCCGCGCTGACCCCGTACGAGCTGATCCGGGCGATCCTGCGGGCCCCGGTCGACCTGCTGTGGAACGGCGGCATCGGCACCTACGTCAAGGGCTCGGCGGAGACGAACGACGCGGTCGGCGACAAGGCCAACGACCCGGTGCGGGTGGACGGCGCGGAGCTGCGCTGCCGCGTCGTCGGCGAGGGCGGCAACCTGGGGCTGACGCAGCTCGCCCGGATCGAGTACGCCCGCACCGGCGCGGGCGGTGAGGGCGGCCTCGTCAACACCGACTTCATCGACAACTCCGCCGGCGTGGACACCTCCGACCACGAGGTCAACATCAAGATCCTGCTGGACCAGGCGGTCCGCGACGGGGAGCTGACCGGCAAGCAGCGCGACACCCTGCTGTACGAGATGACCGACGAGGTCGGACGGCTCGTGCTGCGCGACAACTACGCGCAGAACGTGGTGCTCGCGGCGTCCCGGCTGCAGGCCCCGGCGATGCTGCACGTCCACGCCCGGCACATGCGCAAGCTGGAGCGGGACGGGCGGCTGAACCGGCACCTGGAATTCCTGCCGGGCCACAAGGCGATCGCGGAGCGGCGGCAGACCGGGCTGGGGCTGACCGGGCCCGAGTTCTCGGTGCTGCTGGCGTACGCGAAGCTGACGCTGGACGCCGAGGTCGTCGCGTCCGACCTGGCCGACGACCCGTACCTGGAGTCGTGGCTCGTCGACTACTTCCCGACGCCGCTGCGGGAACGGTTCCGCCCGTACATGGACCGGCACCCGCTGCGCCGCCAGATCATCACCACGGCGGTGGTGAACGACCTGGTCAACAACTCCGGTTCCACGTTCGTGTTCCGGATGAACGAGGAGACGGGCGCGTCGTCGTCCGACATCGCCCGCGCCTACCTGGTGGCGCGGGACGTGTTCGAGATGCCGCGGTTCTGGCGGTCGGTGGAGGGCCTGTCGCGGCAGGTCGACCAGTCCACGCAGATCGCGATGCTGCTGGAGGCGCGGAAGCTGACCGAGCGCGGCGCCCGCTGGCTGCTGCACAACCGGCGGCCCCCGTTCGACATCCGGGAGACGATCGACTTCTTCGCCGGCGGCGCCGCGACGCTCAGCGCGCAGCTGCCCAAGCTGCTCACCGGGGCGGACCTCGCGGCGTTCGAGCAGCGCCGCGACGGGTTCGCCGAACGGGGCGTCCCCGGGGAGCTGGCCGAGCAGTGCGCGATGCTCGTCGCCGCGTACAGCACGTTCGACCTGGTCGGCATCGCGCACGAGACGGGACGCCCGGTGGAGGAGGTCGCGGAGGTGTACTTCGACCTCGCCGAGCGGCTGCAGCTGTCCCGGCTGCGGGAGCGGATCATCGCGCTGCCCCGCGACGACCGGTGGCGTTCGATGGCGCGGTCCGCGCTGCGCGACGACCTGTACACCGCGCACGCGGCGCTCACCCGGGACGTCCTGGTGACGAGCGAGCCGGGCGCGCGGCCGGAGGAGCGGCTGGCGCACTGGGCGGAGAAGAACAAGACGGTGGTGGACCGCGCCCAGCAGATGCTCGGCGAGATCTGGGAGAGCGACGGGTTCGACCTGGCGACGCTGTCGGTGGCGCTGCGGTCGGTCCGCACGCTCGTCACCAGCAGCTCCCTGCCGCCCGCCGAGGCCTGA